In Colletotrichum higginsianum IMI 349063 chromosome 1, whole genome shotgun sequence, one genomic interval encodes:
- a CDS encoding Ubiquitin carboxyl-terminal hydrolase, whose amino-acid sequence MPSTTPSRPELGRRQLRSRQAWGGTAVATTESQPKSDKNPTAGNTREIYGVEKSLELDADSIVAGESVSQARTSRALKRKESPLEVDGEAAMADSRRNPKRKATEAATAAVASREARDYKMLLREALAPIATDELQEWEGWCEVESEPAFFNAMLREMGVKDVKVQEVFSVDEDYVATLPQPVYGFIFLYQYFSENYEDDEVVDGRDIWFANQTTDNACATVAMTNILMNCEGVDLGTNLQAFKDSTSNLSTPLRGHALSSNTFIRSVHNSFTRRMDHLNADLFLETEAADSKKKKRRGPSKKTKRAKKQKIDSESGYHFIAYVPANGSVWELDGLKTRPVCLGPLEDGVHWANLVRPEIQARMLQFEESALSFNLLALCKSPLTIVSESLARTIRSFELLGNRTENLNSWKRLVAGNEQPLKPGETGRLAGFGIDLKRAGADPAFEKKVNNPSMEAMELFELYSDLVTEQKSLIGEYNAEIALMKEDEDRVQGRQKDHSPAINCWVQKLADHGVLADWAIDV is encoded by the exons ATGCCGTCTACAACACCTTCGCGTCCTGAGTTGGGTCGACGACAACTGCGAAGCCGCCAGGCGTGGGGAGGCACAGCCGTGGCAACAACCGAGTCGCAGCCAAAATCTGACAAAAACCCAACTGCAGGCAACACACGCGAGATCTACGGCGTTGAGAAAAGTCTAGAGCTCGATGCCGATTCTATCGTAGCAGGCGAGTCCGTTTCTCAGGCAAGAACATCTCGTGCCTTGAAGCGGAAGGAGTCGCCTTtggaggtcgacggcgaagccgcTATGGCCGACTCGAGACGGAATCCTAAGCGGAAGGCGACCGAAGCCGCAACCGCCGCTGTCGCTTCTCGGGAGGCAAGGGACTACAAGATGCTACTCCGTGAAGCTTTGGCACCCATAGCCACGGATGAACTTCAGGAGTGGGAAGGCTGGTGTGAGGTGGAGTCTGAACCG GCTTTCTTTAACGCCATGCTCCGAGAAATGGGCGTCAAGGATGTGAAGGTTCAGGAAGTATTctcggtcgacgaggactATGTTGCGACTCTTCCTCAACCCGTTTACGGTTTCATCTTTCTCTACCAGTACTTTTCCGAGAACtacgaggacgatgaggtcGTCGATGGGCGGGATATATGGTTCGCGAACCAA ACCACAGACAATGCCTGCGCAACCGTCGCAATGACGAACATTCTCATGAACTGCGAGGGCGTCGATCTCGGTACAAATCTTCAAGCGTTCAAGGATTCAACGAGCAACCTCAGCACTCCACTTCGTGGCCACGCCCTGAGTTCAAACACATTCATCCGCTCTGTCCACAATTCCTTCACCAGGCGAATGGATCACTTGAACGCGGACCTGTTCCTTGAgaccgaagccgccgactcgaagaagaaaaagcgTAGAGGACCGtccaagaagaccaagaggGCCAAGAAGCAAAAGATTGACTCGGAGTCGGGCTACCACTTCATCGCTTACGTACCAGCTAATGGCTCGGTATGGGAGTTGGATGGCCTCAAGACGAGACCCGTTTGCCTTGGCCCCCTTGAAGACGGCGTCCATTGGGCCAACCTCGTCCGTCCCGAGATTCAGGCGCGCATGCTCCAGTTCGAAGAGAGTGCCCTGTCGTTCAACCTGCTCGCCCTGTGCAAGAGCCCCCTGACCATCGTCTCTGAGAGCCTTGCGCGCACGATTCGTTCGTTTGAGCTTCTTGGCAACCGCACTGAAAATCTTAACAGCTGGAAACGTCTAGTAGCAGGCAATGAGCAACCTCTGAAACCTGGCGAGACAGGGCGcctcgccggcttcggcatTGACTTGAAAAGGGCGGGAGCTGATCCAGCCTtcgagaagaaggtcaaCAATCCGTCCATGGAGGCTATGGAGCTCTTCGAACTTTACAGCGACTTGGTGACAGAACAGAAATCACTGATAGGGGAGTATAACGCGGAGATCGCCCTCATgaaggaagacgaagaccGCGTCCAGGGACGTCAGAAGGACCACTCTCCCGCCATCAACTGCTGGGTGCAGAAACTAGCCGATCACGGTGTGCTCGCTGACTGGGCTATTGATGTGTAG
- a CDS encoding F-box domain-containing protein, which yields MLSLDQIPEEILHQILHYISPEDNLLLVHLLSRRLNQLAQEPLLWRYYCMHAFKFWHPSHNFDEKLKEPASRVAWKDLFLFRKRRDAKVASLFNEVLATKYGRAKKFGEICSLGYDAKDFILSQVQTPDAADDVLARRYFGNAILSSVRRGVAIQIWDDLRSEEAFESRRPNQVPEVVPGRLERALAAFDMFVIQDDIGDVDDVSQALDNLAAEFRDNHPHFDSLCIREQSLTLNRWLRSNNLTGMVDPETNYRNLRNCLIGHALRDEAHQSLPMVSAAIFCCIGERLGLNAHCCALPGHVLAMVFAAQDTTLDGSRVTDPLRPIERMYLDPYGGDDEFDKETLRDFIAQVGWHSLDVDTMAPAAVSTMIGRLAHNIRHTNLFLTSQDVSVERLAGLGTGTALQNLELSVYAAAWATTLLDPGAFVDITSHFALRFNSLRFDDAWLVEKIYVNRPQPHGDVFLAAPNPEYILRLIRRADELKPVLREPQTTTEFKVGNVVRHGRYGFVGVVINGEIPPQGSDLYYRLLTPPSMQGTFSLVKASSLELVQDTEEAKAAIFPDTGLFFKRFDKERCIFIPSNNELVYTPL from the exons ATGCTCTCACTCGACCAGATCCCAGAGGAAATCCTTCACCAAATACTGCATTACATCTCACCGGAAGATAATCTGCTCCTAGTGCACTTGCTCTCCAGACGCCTGAACCAGCTTGCTCAAGAGCCGTTATTATGGCGGTACTACTGCATGCACGCCTTCAAGTTCTGGCACCCTAGCCACAATTTTGATGAAAAGTTGAAGGAGCCTGCGTCAAGGGTTGCTTGGAAAGACCTGTTTCTCTTCCGCAAGAGGAGGGATGCCAAAGTTGCCAGCCTCTTCAATGAAGTTTTGGCTACCAAATACGGACGAGCCAAGAAGTTTGGGGAAATATGCTCCCTCGGCTATGACGCAAAGGACTTCATTCTGAGCCAGGTTCAGACTCCAGACGCTGCCGATGATGTCTTGGCCAGGAG ATATTTCGGCAACGCCATTCTCTCTAGCGTCCGTCGTGGTGTCGCCATTCAGATATGGGATGACCTCCGCAGCGAGGAGGCATTTGAGTCACGGAGACCCAATCAAGTTCCGGAAGTCGTGCCGGGAAGATTAGAGCGCGCGCTCGCAGCTTTTGATATGTTCGTCATTCAAGATGACATTGGTGATGTAGATGAT GTTTCACAAGCTCTGGACAATCTGGCCGCTGAGTTCCGGGACAACCACCCCCACTTCGACAGTCTGTGTATTAGGGAACAGTCCTTGACTTTGAACCGTTGGCTTAGATCCAACAACCTGACCGGTATGGTTGATCCGGAGACTAACTATCGTAACCTTCGGAACTGCCTCATCGGTCATGCACTCCGCGACGAGGCTCACCAGTCGCTCCCCAtggtctcggccgccatATTCTGCTGCATCGGTGAGAGGCTGGGCTTGAACGCACACTGTTGCGCGCTTCCAGGACACGTCCTTGCAATGGTTTTTGCGGCGCAGGACACAACACTGGACGGTTCCAGAGTCACAGATCCCTTGCGGCCCATTGAAAGGATGTACCTAGACCCATACGGAGGCGATGACGAGTTCGACAAAGAAACGCTTAGGGATTTCATCGCCCAGGTCGGATGGCATAGCCTGGATGTCGACAcaatggcgccggcggccgtctcgacTATGATTGGGCGGCTTGCGCACAACATCAGACATACGAACCTCTTCTTGACGTCCCAAGATGTTTCTGTCGAGAGACTGGCCGGTCTTGGAACCGGAACCGCTCTGCAGAATCTGGAGTTGTCTGTTTATGCCGCTGCTTGGGCTACCACGCTCCTCGATCCAGGCGCATTTGTGGACATCACGTCACATTTCGCACTCCGATTTAACTCGCTTCGCTTCGACGACGCTTGGCTGGTGGAGAAAATCTACGTCAATCGGCCACAGCCGCACGGCGACGTGTTTCTTGCCGCCCCAAACCCGGAGTACATACTGCGTCTCATTCGGCGAGCGGATGAGCTGAAACCAGTGCTTCGTGAgccgcagacgacgacggagtTCAAGGTTGGAAACGTCGTGCGGCATGGAAGATACGGCTTTGTCGGGGTCGTGATCAACGGGGAGATACCTCCTCAAGGGTCAGATTTATACTACAGGCTACT GACACCTCCAAGCATGCAGGGAACATTCTCGCTTGTCAAAGCTTCAAGCCTGGAGCTTGTACAGGATACCGAGGAGGCCAAAGCAGCGATATTTCCTGACACGGGGCTCTTTTTCAAGCGATTTGATAAGGAGAGGTGCATTTTCATTCCATCGAATAATGAGCTGGTATACACACCGTTGTGA
- a CDS encoding Microtubule associated protein: MVAPGIDGLDTPRTNIGDATYLNRQPDFDISQEASFQSPPAKENNLLQQLRNGRSGGINLRTPRGRGPFADRKNLPAGLGGAEFTPMLKSATRNSTRRRSGKENGAVPNTPALGRVDEDMTPIPNIDTSIYQSRSFVDRTPLPEVDSTSTATTPLVVLPRRDGKGPLQDGNQLSLREQESVIDKIEKENFGLKLKIHFLEEALRKAGPGFSEAALKENTELKVDKVTMQRELHKYKKHLTSAEKDLESYRQQMMELQERAKRKYADQKQLAEIERLQQALEDREADLDDMQRQLSQGHQDQGQVDKLQDEIVDLEAELREKERLLGDHEDEIDDLKTKLEEMEDKMKDTQRRMIELEQNAQSNDELEEAKDTIDELETNVRRLEGQVNDMKDKLNQTIADKEQARNDLEELQDELANKSVLTKGLSRQKEEKLLRLQTELEEADSRFAAIEKQLSETVLENDNLKAAAKESRREREVADREHRSQLARVEQELSEMAKEKDSLKSVAREGRQERELSDLERQSLLAQVEDLKKEVQSRVDEKNLLQSRHEALTSESASLQRDVARLQKSVDELEESLTQERDHALEIERDIRGQYRDEIDRLNDEISDLQAEIREKDNLYDNDSEKWETERQTLESERKRAEEKAVGLERTIEKLREAEGNLSTKESRLQEALESEAQRHKDEHASLTRQIENLQQNLESRQALLTELRNELSQVQDELRQTQLDYQAQTEKVEALEDEVEVLQTTLDEESEQSREEVEAARKECDSLKQQLDEVRRGTVSVSQESTKSNQTIDRLRAQLDEATSLVSKLNKEKELLQNQLQTQISESTVQLNKVSREKQSLQDQLANLNLEMHSLRNSLAEARAERDEVESEMNRLHHNGEETLRIDRERLDLRTSKMKLDNEVRRLKDENAALTEQMRSVEKSLEDEIEKAAEEEDRLNQEIRQLQAKLREVSSSEGHESAASRRTIRELERRIKDYEDQLAMTQQLPVNGGEGNSEMSIIRRDLSTARQKEREYLQREAAHKDAVKGLKKQITELERKAHDAEMSRLIMSPASSSPSAKKSEVSELRYHLSSAQQSIHELKTKARDAERRASQLERDFQTQLDDLEDQKLALEQALEDAQRDAEEGAALHEKALNRLKHKLERAEQDRQIVARGRQNIDNMSSSEKRDLQDMLRRTQTEADALEHDVIQQQETIDALMAAEGSLRRKLDRARSERAAYRLTAEKLQKDIRDLKKLAAAEQKDPQAVRFADERMRETDEALDTVIRAAENAEAKHTKELRGMTLQMEWMQARWKREVSMRADAAYAKKFLQLELDIANACNKAQLRELEQIRCELLGSRKALPPPSSATVKKQGTTASGRPTLKTVATMARFIARMRISARDWAKHEATRQRLANCVDEMRKTKRRKQLKVVSADDVVA, translated from the exons ATGGTGGCACCAggcatcgacggcctcgatACGCCGCGAACGAACATTGGCGATGCGACCTACCTCAACAGACAGCCCGACTTCGATATTTCACAAGAGGCCTCGTTCCAGTCCCCTCCAGCAAAGGAAAACAACCTGCTTCAACAACTGCGCAATGGACGCTCTGGGGGCATCAACCTTCGCACCCCGCGCGGTCGCGGACCCTTTGCTGACCGGAAGAATCTGCCTGCCGGCCTTGGAGGGGCCGAGTTCACGCCCATGCTCAAGTCGGCTACGCGAAACAGCACCCGCCGTAGATCGGGGAAGGAGAATGGCGCCGTGCCGAACACGCCCGCACTCGGCagggtcgacgaggacatgaCGCCAATCCCAAACATCGACACATCCATCTACCAGTCTCGCTCATTCGTGGATCGCACCCCCCTTCCCGAAGTGGACAGTACGAGCACTGCCACCACACCCCTCGTTGTGCTGCCGCGGCGCGACGGAAAGGGGCCTTTGCAGGACGGGAACCAACTGTCGCTTCGGGAGCAGGAAAGCGTAATCGATAAGATCGAGAAGGAGAACTTTGGTCTCAAGCTGAAGATTCATTTCCTCGAAGAGGCCCTTCGAAAGGCCGGTCCTGGCTTCAGCGAGGCGGCTTTGAAGGAAAATACTGAGCTGAAGGTCGACAAGGTGACGATGCAGAGGGAGCTTCACAAGTACAAGAAGCACCTTACCTCGGCAGAGAAGGACCTCGAGAGCTACCGACAGCAAATGATGGAACTGCAGGAAAGAGCCAAGCGGAAGTACGCAGATCAAAAGCAGCTGGCAGAGATTGAGCGTCTACAGCAAGCCCTGGAAGACAGAgaggccgacctcgacgacatgcAGCGTCAGCTGAGCCAGGGacaccaagaccaaggccaGGTGGATAAGCTGCAAGACGAGATTGTTGATCTGGAAGCGGAACTTCGCGAAAAGGAGCGTTTACTCGGGGATCACGAAGACGAAATCGACGACCTCAAAACGAAGCTGGAAGAAATGGAAGACAAGATGAAGGATACCCAAAGGCGAATGATTGAGCTCGAACAGAACGCGCAGTCTAACGACGAGTTGGAGGAGGCGAAAGACAccatcgacgagctggaaACCAATGTCCGTCGCTTGGAGGGGCAGGTCAACGACATGAAAGACAAGCTCAATCAGACGATCGCAGACAAGGAACAGGCCAGGAACGACTTGGAAGAACTCCAAGACGAACTGGCTAATAAATCGGTGCTCACCAAGGGTCTTTCTCGCCAAAAGGAGGAAAAGCTTTTGCGGTTACAGACTGAGCTGGAAGAGGCAGACTCAAGATTTGCCGCCATCGAAAAACAACTCTCAGAAACGGTACTGGAAAACGACAACCTCaaagccgccgccaaggaaaGCCGCCGCGAACGCGAGGTCGCAGATCGGGAACATCGCTCTCAGCTAGCCAGAGTCGAGCAGGAGCTTTCCGAAATGGCAAAAGAGAAAGACAGCCTCAAAAGTGTCGCCCGAGAGGGTCGTCAAGAACGGGAGCTCTCCGACCTTGAGCGCCAGTCGCTGCTGGCTCAGGTGGAAGACCTCAAAAAAGAGGTGCAGTCCAGGGTAGACGAGAAGAACCTCTTGCAGAGCCGTCATGAGGCACTGACGAGCGAGTCCGCCTCCCTTCAGCGCGATGTAGCGCGCCTACAGAAATCTGTTGATGAGTTGGAAGAAAGCCTCACCCAAGAACGGGATCACGCATTGGAGATCGAAAGAGACATACGTGGCCAATACAGAGATGAGATTGACCGACTAAACGATGAAATCTCGGATCTCCAAGCCGAGATCCGCGAAAAAGACAACTTGTACGACAACGACAGTGAAAAATGGGAAACGGAGCGCCAAACTTTGGAGTCGGAACGCAAACGGGCGGAGGAAAAGGCCGTTGGGCTGGAGAGGACCATTGAGAAGTTACGCGAAGCAGAGGGCAACTTGTCAACCAAGGAGTCAAGGCTACAAGAAGCACTGGAAAGTGAGGCCCAACGGCATAAAGACGAACATGCATCGCTCACCCGACAAATCGAGAACCTTCAGCAAAATCTTGAGTCTCGCCAGGCTCTGCTCACCGAGCTTCGGAACGAACTGTCACAGGTCCAGGACGAATTACGGCAGACCCAATTAGACTACCAAGCCCAGACCGAGAAGGTCGAGGCCTTGGAGGATGAGGTGGAAGTTCTCCAAACGACTTTGGACGAAGAGTCTGAACAGTCTCGTGAGGAGGTGGAAGCTGCGAGAAAAGAATGCGATAGCTTGAAGCAGCAACTGGATGAAGTGCGTCGTGGGACGGTGTCAGTGTCACAAGAAAGCACCAAGTCGAACCAGACCATCGACCGGCTTCGTGCTCAGCTTGACGAGGCAACTTCGCTCGTCTCCAAGCTGAACAAGGAGAAAGAACTGCTCCAGAACCAACTTCAGACGCAGATCTCGGAATCAACTGTGCAGTTGAACAAGGTATCCCGGGAAAAGCAGTCGCTGCAGGATCAACTTGCCAACCTGAACCTCGAGATGCATTCCTTGCGCAACTCACTGGCCGAGGCAAGAGCAGAGCGCGATGAGGTCGAGAGTGAGATGAACCGTCTGCATCATAATGGCGAAGAAACACTTCGCATCGACCGCGAACGACTAGACTTGAGAACGTCAAAAATGAAGCTTGACAACGAAGTACGGCGACTGAAGGACGAGAACGCTGCGTTGACGGAGCAGATGCGCTCAGTCGAGAAGtcgctcgaggacgagattgagaaggccgccgaagaagaggaccGCCTCAACCAAGAGATTCGTCAGCTTCAAGCGAAGCTTCGAGAGGTGTCCTCCTCAGAAGGTCATGAATCGGCTGCTAGCCGACGCACCATCCGTGAGCTTGAGCGACGCATCAAGGACTATGAGGACCAGCTGGCGATGACGCAACAACTTCCCGTCAACGGCGGTGAAGGCAATAGCGAGATGTCCATCATCCGCCGCGATCTGTCCACAGCACGGCAGAAGGAGCGGGAGTACCTTCAACGAGAGGCAGCCCACAAGGATGCTGTCAAGGGTCTCAAGAAGCAAATAACGGAACTCGAACGAAAGGCCCACGACGCTGAGATGTCTCGACTGATCATGTCTCCCGCTTCATCCAGCCCTTCAGCCAAGAAATCCGAAGTGTCCGAGCTGCGCTACCACCTATCCTCGGCTCAACAATCAATCCACGAACTCAAGACCAAGGCTCGCGACGCTGAACGCAGAGCCTCACAACTTGAGCGAGACTTTCAAACAcagctcgacgacctggaagACCAGAAGCTTGCGCTTGAGCAGGCTCTCGAGGACGCCCAGCGGGATGCCGAAGAAGGTGCTGCTTTGCACGAAAAAGCTCTCAACCGACTCAAACATAAGCTTGAGAGGGCAGAGCAAGACCGACAAATCGTGGCCCGCGGCCGTCAGAACATTGACAACATGTCTTCTTCTGAAAAGAGAGACCTCCAAGATATGCTGCGCAGGACACAAACCGAGGCAGACGCCCTCGAGCACGACGTTATCCAGCAGCAGGAAACTATCGACGCACTGATGGCCGCCGAAGGCTCCCTCCGCCGCAAGCTTGACAGGGCACGCAGCGAGCGGGCAGCCTACCGCCTGACCGCAGAGAAGCTGCAAAAGGACATTAGAGATCTCAAGAAGCTTGCCGCGGCCGAGCAGAAGGACCCGCAAGCCGTCCGCTTTGCAGACGAGAGGATGCGAgagacggacgaggcgcTCGACACAGTCATCCGTGCCGCCGAGAACGCGGAAGCCAAGCACACCAAGGAGCTCCGGGGCATGACGCTGCAGATGGAGTGGATGCAGGCGCGGTGGAAGCGCGAGGTCAGCATGCGGGCCGATGCGGCGTACGCGAAGAAGTTTTTGCAGCTGGAGCTAGACATCGCCAACGCTTG CAACAAGGCGCAGCTGCGTGAACTCGAGCAGATCCGCTGCGAGCTTCTCGGAAGCCGCAAGGCCCTGCCacccccgtcgtcggcgacggtcAAGAAGCAGGGCACAACGGCATCCGGGCGGCCGACGCTCAAGACGGTAGCGACGATGGCGCGCTTCATCGCCAGGATGCGCATCTCGGCGCGTGACTGGGCCAAGCACGAGGCCACGCGCCAGCGGCTGGCGAACTGCGTCGACGAGATGCGCAAGACCAAGCGGCGAAAGCAGCTGAAGGTGGTGTCGGCAGACGACGTTGTGGCCTGA